A single genomic interval of Labeo rohita strain BAU-BD-2019 chromosome 13, IGBB_LRoh.1.0, whole genome shotgun sequence harbors:
- the fndc5a gene encoding fibronectin type III domain-containing protein 5 isoform X1, with product MRRVFMPTPLLILSCFGASWVLADSLAAPVNVSIRDLKGSSAVVTWDIPDGEPVIGFAITQQKKDVRMLRFIQEVNTTTRSCALWDLEADTDYIVHVQSISINGPSPLSEPLHFKTPREAETQASKSKDEVTMEEVGQNAQLRAGELIIIVVVLIMWAGVIALFCRQYDIIKDNEPNNNKDKAKNSSECSTPEHPSGGLLRSKFPKNNNNNRTPSVNIIKV from the exons ATGAGGAGGGTTTTCATGCCCACACCGCTGCTCATATTGAGCTGTTTCGGAGCGTCGTGGGTCTTGGCTG acagtttGGCTGCTCCAGTGAACGTGTCCATCAGAGATCTAAAGGGCAGCTCTGCTGTGGTGACATGGGACATCCCGGACGGAGAGCCAGTCATCGGCTTCGCCATCACACAACAG AAAAAAGACGTTCGCATGCTGCGCTTCATCCAGGAGGTGAACACTACCACACGGAGCTGTGCATTGTGGGATCTAGAAGCAGATACGGACTACATAGTGCATGTTCAGTCTATCAGTATAAACGGGCCGAGTCCCCTCAGTGAACCGCTGCATTTCAAAACCCCCAGAGAAGCAGAAACGCAGGCCTCCAAAAGCAAAG ACGAAGTGACCATGGAAGAAGTGGGTCAGAACGCTCAGCTGCGGGCGGGAGAGCTTATCATCATTGTGGTGGTTCTGATCATGTGGGCAG GTGTGATCGCGCTCTTCTGCCGTCAGTATGACATCATCAAAGATAACGAGCCCAACAATAACAAGGATAAAGCCAAGAACTCGTCCGAATGCAGCACCCCTGAGCATCCGTCAGGCGGTTTGCTGCGCAGTAAG TTCCCcaagaacaacaacaataaccGAACGCCATCTGTGAACATTATCAAAGTGTGA
- the fndc5a gene encoding fibronectin type III domain-containing protein 5 isoform X2, which yields MRRVFMPTPLLILSCFGASWVLADSLAAPVNVSIRDLKGSSAVVTWDIPDGEPVIGFAITQQKKDVRMLRFIQEVNTTTRSCALWDLEADTDYIVHVQSISINGPSPLSEPLHFKTPREAETQASKSKDEVTMEEVGQNAQLRAGELIIIVVVLIMWAGVIALFCRQYDIIKDNEPNNNKDKAKNSSECSTPEHPSGGLLRSKDSIL from the exons ATGAGGAGGGTTTTCATGCCCACACCGCTGCTCATATTGAGCTGTTTCGGAGCGTCGTGGGTCTTGGCTG acagtttGGCTGCTCCAGTGAACGTGTCCATCAGAGATCTAAAGGGCAGCTCTGCTGTGGTGACATGGGACATCCCGGACGGAGAGCCAGTCATCGGCTTCGCCATCACACAACAG AAAAAAGACGTTCGCATGCTGCGCTTCATCCAGGAGGTGAACACTACCACACGGAGCTGTGCATTGTGGGATCTAGAAGCAGATACGGACTACATAGTGCATGTTCAGTCTATCAGTATAAACGGGCCGAGTCCCCTCAGTGAACCGCTGCATTTCAAAACCCCCAGAGAAGCAGAAACGCAGGCCTCCAAAAGCAAAG ACGAAGTGACCATGGAAGAAGTGGGTCAGAACGCTCAGCTGCGGGCGGGAGAGCTTATCATCATTGTGGTGGTTCTGATCATGTGGGCAG GTGTGATCGCGCTCTTCTGCCGTCAGTATGACATCATCAAAGATAACGAGCCCAACAATAACAAGGATAAAGCCAAGAACTCGTCCGAATGCAGCACCCCTGAGCATCCGTCAGGCGGTTTGCTGCGCAGTAAG GATAGCATTCTCTGA
- the fndc5a gene encoding fibronectin type III domain-containing protein 5 isoform X3: MRRVFMPTPLLILSCFGASWVLADSLAAPVNVSIRDLKGSSAVVTWDIPDGEPVIGFAITQQKKDVRMLRFIQEVNTTTRSCALWDLEADTDYIVHVQSISINGPSPLSEPLHFKTPREAETQASKSKDEVTMEEVGQNAQLRAGELIIIVVVLIMWAGVIALFCRQYDIIKDNEPNNNKDKAKNSSECSTPEHPSGGLLRSKV, encoded by the exons ATGAGGAGGGTTTTCATGCCCACACCGCTGCTCATATTGAGCTGTTTCGGAGCGTCGTGGGTCTTGGCTG acagtttGGCTGCTCCAGTGAACGTGTCCATCAGAGATCTAAAGGGCAGCTCTGCTGTGGTGACATGGGACATCCCGGACGGAGAGCCAGTCATCGGCTTCGCCATCACACAACAG AAAAAAGACGTTCGCATGCTGCGCTTCATCCAGGAGGTGAACACTACCACACGGAGCTGTGCATTGTGGGATCTAGAAGCAGATACGGACTACATAGTGCATGTTCAGTCTATCAGTATAAACGGGCCGAGTCCCCTCAGTGAACCGCTGCATTTCAAAACCCCCAGAGAAGCAGAAACGCAGGCCTCCAAAAGCAAAG ACGAAGTGACCATGGAAGAAGTGGGTCAGAACGCTCAGCTGCGGGCGGGAGAGCTTATCATCATTGTGGTGGTTCTGATCATGTGGGCAG GTGTGATCGCGCTCTTCTGCCGTCAGTATGACATCATCAAAGATAACGAGCCCAACAATAACAAGGATAAAGCCAAGAACTCGTCCGAATGCAGCACCCCTGAGCATCCGTCAGGCGGTTTGCTGCGCAGTAAGGTATAA